The Marinitoga sp. 1197 genome window below encodes:
- the disA gene encoding DNA integrity scanning diadenylate cyclase DisA produces the protein MKPAFDEILSILAPGKRLRTGIDLIISANLGALIFLTDKAEEHLEKGLIQLGFIIDCDFEPERLYELAKMDGAIVLNKDATKILYANAQLNPSSDIPSYQTGMRHRTAERMAKQTNEILIAVSKRRNQVSIYYGSNSRVLYPEIVILPRLNQEIAVAQRYKQSFFELLSEINIAEMENRVILSNVVEAISKGFMTLKVAEKAEKYLLELGEAAESSRLEINEIYRITPRYLGALIMDYSMNLLDYQYPQDSLALFNGLKTEDFLNMKIIAQKLGYDIETENDLEEFFVSPRGFRLLYSTRIPSIIVRNVVETFKNLDSLMKANMDELINVPGIGKKRAERINRAIKRKSEFSEKLSSEMEE, from the coding sequence ATGAAACCAGCTTTTGATGAAATTCTCAGCATTCTTGCTCCTGGAAAAAGATTAAGAACAGGAATAGATTTGATTATTTCTGCAAATTTAGGTGCATTGATTTTTTTAACAGATAAGGCAGAAGAACATCTTGAAAAAGGGTTAATACAACTTGGTTTTATTATAGATTGTGATTTTGAGCCGGAAAGGTTATATGAATTGGCAAAAATGGATGGTGCTATTGTATTAAATAAAGATGCAACGAAGATTTTATATGCAAATGCACAATTAAATCCGTCGAGTGATATTCCGAGTTATCAGACAGGAATGAGACATAGAACTGCAGAGAGAATGGCAAAACAAACAAATGAAATATTAATTGCAGTATCAAAAAGAAGAAATCAGGTTTCGATATATTATGGAAGTAATAGTAGAGTATTATATCCTGAGATAGTAATATTACCAAGATTAAATCAGGAGATAGCTGTCGCTCAAAGATATAAGCAGAGCTTTTTTGAATTATTATCTGAAATAAATATTGCAGAAATGGAGAATAGAGTTATATTATCAAATGTTGTAGAAGCTATTTCAAAAGGATTTATGACTTTAAAGGTTGCAGAAAAAGCAGAGAAATACCTTTTAGAATTGGGTGAAGCAGCCGAAAGTTCAAGACTTGAGATTAATGAAATTTATAGAATAACCCCGAGATATCTAGGTGCTCTGATAATGGATTATTCCATGAATTTATTGGATTATCAATATCCGCAGGATTCGTTGGCTTTATTTAATGGTTTGAAAACAGAAGATTTTTTAAATATGAAAATAATTGCTCAAAAATTGGGGTATGATATAGAAACTGAAAATGATTTGGAAGAATTTTTTGTTTCACCGCGTGGATTTAGATTACTTTATTCAACCAGAATTCCTTCAATTATTGTGAGAAATGTTGTGGAAACATTTAAAAATTTAGATTCTTTAATGAAAGCAAATATGGATGAATTAATAAATGTACCAGGAATAGGTAAAAAACGTGCAGAAAGGATTAACAGAGCTATAAAGAGGAAAAGTGAATTTTCGGAGAAGTTATCATCTGAAATGGAGGAGTAA
- the smpB gene encoding SsrA-binding protein SmpB — MKIITNNKHATYQYHILEKYEAGIELRGSEVKSLRESRVNLKDAFCKIEKGEIYLYNAHISQYKNASLFNHDPERPRRLLMHKYEILKLDQKVKEKGLTIVPLKMYFNEKGRVKVEIALVKGKKLYDKREDIAKRDLERRLRKNLKYDM, encoded by the coding sequence ATGAAAATCATAACAAACAATAAACATGCAACATATCAATATCATATTTTAGAGAAATATGAGGCGGGAATAGAGTTAAGAGGCTCAGAAGTAAAATCTTTACGTGAAAGTAGAGTTAATTTAAAGGATGCATTTTGTAAGATAGAAAAAGGTGAAATATATTTATATAATGCACATATAAGCCAGTATAAAAATGCATCATTATTTAATCATGATCCAGAAAGACCCAGAAGATTATTAATGCATAAATATGAAATACTGAAATTGGATCAAAAGGTTAAGGAAAAAGGGTTGACTATAGTACCATTGAAAATGTATTTTAATGAAAAAGGGCGTGTAAAGGTTGAAATTGCTCTTGTGAAAGGTAAAAAATTGTATGACAAAAGAGAAGATATAGCAAAAAGAGATTTAGAAAGAAGATTAAGAAAGAATTTAAAGTATGATATGTGA
- a CDS encoding ABC transporter ATP-binding protein, with translation MKAIEIKKVTRNFGNVKALKNINFEVEEGKIVGLLGPNGAGKSTLMKIVSTLILPSSGEVKSFGIDVIKEKNKVRNFISLVSDYTVLEDELTPYENLILFGKISNVKSDLKSRALTLLEDFGLSQYKNRLTKNLSSGNKQKLNIARSLIKDPKLLLLDEPTIAIDVETSRFIREYILDQNLKNNKTILISSHYMWEVEQIASEIAVLVEGKIVAHDKMINIMKKFEDKFSIIEVELENEKYLSQLEKLKNEPEIFGLKIISTTTAIIETPLNTKQFDEIINKYNIKCIYRNMKISLEDVYSYITKGR, from the coding sequence ATGAAAGCAATAGAAATAAAAAAAGTTACTCGTAATTTTGGCAATGTAAAAGCTTTAAAAAATATAAATTTTGAGGTGGAAGAAGGAAAGATTGTTGGATTATTGGGCCCAAATGGTGCTGGGAAGTCAACTTTGATGAAAATTGTTTCCACACTAATTTTACCTTCATCTGGTGAAGTTAAAAGTTTTGGAATTGATGTTATAAAAGAAAAAAACAAGGTCAGAAACTTTATAAGTCTTGTTTCTGATTATACAGTTTTAGAAGATGAATTAACACCATATGAAAATCTAATATTATTCGGGAAAATAAGTAATGTGAAAAGTGATTTGAAATCTAGAGCGTTAACGTTATTAGAAGACTTTGGGCTTTCTCAATATAAAAACAGATTAACAAAGAACCTTTCTTCTGGAAATAAACAAAAACTCAATATTGCGCGCTCTTTAATAAAAGATCCTAAACTTCTGTTATTAGATGAACCAACAATAGCAATAGATGTAGAAACTTCGAGATTTATTAGAGAATACATATTGGATCAAAATTTAAAAAATAATAAAACAATTTTAATTTCATCACATTATATGTGGGAAGTAGAACAAATAGCATCTGAAATAGCAGTTTTGGTTGAAGGTAAAATTGTAGCGCATGATAAAATGATTAATATAATGAAAAAATTTGAAGATAAGTTTTCTATAATTGAAGTAGAATTAGAAAATGAGAAATATCTTTCCCAACTTGAGAAATTAAAAAATGAACCTGAAATATTTGGATTAAAAATTATTTCTACAACAACAGCTATAATAGAAACGCCTTTAAATACAAAACAATTTGACGAAATTATAAATAAATATAATATAAAATGTATATATAGAAATATGAAAATTTCACTTGAAGATGTATATTCATATATAACAAAAGGAAGATAA
- a CDS encoding pseudouridine synthase, which translates to MDRLDKFLSNSKIGSRSEVKRLIKSGKIRVNGKIIKNPNYKVSNSDTVEFNNQIIEGHKFIYIILNKPAGYVSSTYENKNKYVIQLINHKYKNELSIAGRLDKDARGLLFLTNDGELIHEIISPKKKIYKTYEVKVIGNITKEKIEKLEKGIQLKDFKTKPAIVEKIENNIITIKISEGKYHQIKRMMKAINLAVIDLKRVAIGNIFLPANLKEGEWIEIKKPDIFNNSSPK; encoded by the coding sequence ATGGATAGATTGGATAAGTTTTTATCAAATTCAAAAATAGGCTCAAGATCAGAAGTAAAAAGGTTGATAAAATCAGGAAAGATTCGAGTTAATGGGAAAATTATTAAAAATCCTAACTATAAAGTTTCAAATTCTGATACTGTAGAATTTAATAATCAAATAATAGAAGGACATAAATTCATATATATTATTTTAAATAAGCCAGCAGGTTATGTGTCTTCAACATATGAAAATAAAAATAAATATGTAATTCAATTAATAAATCATAAATATAAAAACGAATTATCTATAGCTGGAAGATTGGACAAAGATGCACGGGGACTTTTGTTTTTGACAAATGATGGTGAATTAATTCATGAAATAATATCACCTAAGAAAAAAATATATAAAACTTATGAAGTTAAAGTTATAGGAAATATTACAAAAGAAAAAATTGAAAAATTAGAAAAAGGTATACAATTAAAAGATTTTAAAACAAAGCCTGCAATTGTTGAAAAAATTGAAAATAATATAATTACAATAAAGATTTCAGAAGGTAAATATCATCAAATAAAGAGAATGATGAAAGCAATAAATCTTGCAGTAATTGATTTAAAAAGAGTAGCTATAGGAAATATATTTCTTCCGGCTAATTTAAAAGAAGGAGAATGGATTGAAATTAAAAAACCAGATATTTTCAACAACAGTTCCCCAAAATAG
- a CDS encoding prepilin peptidase, with the protein MRKVFSWIKEDIELFISSFFKNKKIFLPIMSGVLFVLFFGNFNIIILLLGLIAFVDYNTLYIPDILNYTIILYGLINTNILNISISIFLFFILFQYAKNKKLGFGDVKLLLGLGLIYGIYVFYIIIFSIIVSLIFERKNKIAFGYFLFWGTVVENIWFFNFNPFSFF; encoded by the coding sequence ATGAGAAAAGTATTCTCATGGATTAAAGAAGACATTGAACTTTTTATTTCATCGTTTTTTAAAAATAAAAAAATATTTCTCCCGATTATGTCGGGAGTTCTTTTTGTACTATTTTTTGGAAATTTTAATATTATAATATTGTTACTTGGTTTAATTGCATTTGTTGATTATAATACACTTTATATCCCAGACATATTAAATTACACAATAATTTTATACGGTTTAATAAATACAAATATTCTTAATATATCAATAAGCATTTTTCTGTTTTTTATATTATTTCAATATGCTAAAAATAAAAAGTTAGGCTTTGGAGATGTTAAACTTTTATTAGGTCTTGGTTTAATTTATGGTATTTATGTGTTTTATATAATAATTTTTTCTATTATTGTTTCATTAATCTTTGAAAGAAAGAATAAAATTGCATTTGGTTATTTTCTATTTTGGGGAACTGTTGTTGAAAATATCTGGTTTTTTAATTTCAATCCATTCTCCTTCTTTTAA
- a CDS encoding tetratricopeptide repeat protein has product METVAILELNGEKIEINTNTVFPVILADVMYEGDLDLMMADLKSKNKLISEAKKIKFISENVPGISSNFVTKPFIFSEFLSYLNEFNLTPGDFNHATLNELYDIILDYADHHNFDELKKIVKFMIDIDPNYTPAYEILGSVLIEEGNLEEGKKYLELAVKQDPWNVAALSELGETYFNLGEYEKAAEIWMKEVELMPENSVTYFMIADAYRQCENFKKAARILEKFLNKYPKSILAKYELIDIYKKLSRTIEADELKEEISKSQPEYVSDVEIWAKIMFQNKKYENVEKFISKFLYKNKEYEHFKILLTIPFLKAGKKEEAKLIIREIKEKFPWYYYGMKNILDEMLDENEKSILMD; this is encoded by the coding sequence GTGGAAACAGTGGCTATTTTAGAATTAAACGGTGAAAAGATTGAAATAAATACAAATACAGTTTTTCCTGTAATATTGGCAGATGTTATGTATGAAGGTGATTTAGATTTAATGATGGCTGATTTAAAATCAAAAAATAAATTGATTTCTGAAGCAAAAAAAATTAAATTTATTTCAGAAAATGTCCCTGGAATTTCTTCAAATTTTGTTACCAAACCTTTTATATTCTCCGAATTTCTTTCTTACCTTAATGAATTCAATTTAACTCCTGGTGATTTTAACCACGCTACTTTAAATGAGCTCTACGATATTATTCTGGACTATGCTGATCATCATAATTTCGACGAACTAAAAAAGATTGTTAAGTTTATGATAGATATAGATCCAAATTATACACCAGCTTATGAAATACTTGGATCTGTTTTGATTGAAGAAGGCAATTTAGAGGAAGGAAAAAAATATTTAGAATTGGCAGTTAAACAAGATCCTTGGAATGTTGCTGCATTATCTGAATTGGGAGAAACATATTTTAATCTTGGAGAATATGAAAAAGCTGCTGAAATATGGATGAAGGAAGTAGAATTAATGCCAGAAAACTCTGTTACTTATTTCATGATAGCTGATGCTTATAGACAATGCGAAAATTTCAAAAAGGCTGCAAGAATTTTAGAAAAGTTCTTAAATAAATATCCAAAAAGTATTTTAGCAAAATATGAATTAATCGATATTTATAAAAAATTAAGCAGAACTATTGAAGCCGACGAATTAAAAGAAGAGATTTCCAAATCCCAGCCAGAATATGTAAGTGATGTTGAAATATGGGCAAAGATAATGTTTCAGAATAAAAAATATGAAAATGTTGAAAAATTTATCAGCAAATTTTTATATAAAAACAAAGAGTATGAACACTTTAAAATTTTATTGACCATACCATTTTTAAAAGCAGGAAAGAAAGAAGAAGCTAAACTAATAATTAGAGAAATTAAAGAAAAATTTCCATGGTATTACTACGGAATGAAAAATATTTTAGATGAAATGCTTGATGAAAATGAGAAAAGTATTCTCATGGATTAA
- a CDS encoding metallophosphoesterase, whose amino-acid sequence MRFLKNSVIIILIIIFYAFIIEPFSIKKSYLNIKLSELNFKEKFLNEKNINIKIVHITDLHMYKYIFFHDKILDEIKKENPDIILYTGDTIIKNTDKKDLNMFFKALSEIAPVYAIYGNWDYYDLDMINEIYNKNNIHVINDNTISIYFNKFSLKLIGLPIYKKLSCIDTTPASYTIVMEHIPDTVFYNKEAFDEANLILAGHTHGGQVYIPIITKWILKKYAFYLRGKKEFEDNKIMYINNGLGAWFNLRFFAKPEILVIKLQK is encoded by the coding sequence ATGCGGTTTTTAAAAAATTCTGTAATTATCATTCTAATAATAATATTTTATGCTTTTATTATTGAGCCGTTTTCCATAAAAAAAAGTTACCTGAATATCAAATTATCAGAATTAAATTTTAAAGAAAAATTTTTGAATGAAAAAAATATTAATATAAAAATAGTACATATTACAGACCTTCATATGTATAAATACATATTTTTCCATGATAAAATTTTAGATGAAATAAAAAAGGAAAACCCTGATATAATATTATATACGGGAGACACAATAATAAAAAATACAGATAAAAAAGATTTAAATATGTTTTTTAAAGCATTAAGTGAAATAGCGCCTGTTTATGCTATTTATGGCAATTGGGACTATTATGATTTAGATATGATAAATGAGATTTATAATAAAAACAATATACATGTAATTAATGATAATACAATTAGTATATATTTTAACAAATTCTCTTTAAAACTTATTGGTCTACCTATATATAAAAAATTGAGTTGTATTGATACAACTCCAGCAAGTTATACCATAGTTATGGAACATATACCAGATACAGTATTTTATAATAAAGAAGCATTTGATGAAGCTAATTTAATTTTAGCAGGGCACACTCATGGAGGACAGGTCTACATACCGATTATAACAAAATGGATATTAAAAAAATATGCTTTTTATCTAAGAGGTAAAAAAGAATTTGAAGATAATAAAATTATGTATATAAATAATGGTTTAGGAGCATGGTTTAACCTTAGATTTTTCGCAAAACCTGAGATTTTAGTAATAAAGCTGCAAAAATAA